Proteins from one Bacteroides zhangwenhongii genomic window:
- a CDS encoding tagaturonate reductase, producing the protein MKVLNKETAPKAQRPERIIQFGEGNFLRAFVDWIIYNMNQKTDFNSSVVVVQPIDKGMVDMLNTQDDLYHVNLQGLDKGEVVNILTMIDVISRALNPYTQNDEFMKLAEQPEMRFVISNTTEAGIAFDPTCKLEDAPASSYPGKLTQLLYHRFKTFNGDKTKGLIIFPCELIFLNGHKLKETIYQYIELWNLGEEFKTWFEEACGVYATLVDRIVPGFPRKDIAAIKEKLQYDDNLVVQAEIFHLWVIEAPQEIAKEFPADKAGLNVLFVPSEAPYHERKVTLLNGPHTVLSPVAYLSGVNIVRDACQHEVIGKYIHKVMFDELMETLNLPKDELEKFANDVLERFNNPFVDHAVTSIMLNSFPKYETRDLPGLKTYLERKGELPKGLVLGLAAIITYYKGGVRADGAEIVPNDAPEIMNLLKELWATGCTKKVTEGVLGAEFIWGEDLNKIPGLTEAVKADLDSIQEKGMLETVKGIL; encoded by the coding sequence ATGAAAGTATTAAACAAAGAAACTGCTCCTAAGGCACAACGTCCGGAGCGTATTATTCAATTTGGTGAAGGTAACTTTTTACGTGCTTTTGTAGATTGGATTATCTATAACATGAACCAGAAAACAGATTTCAACAGTAGTGTTGTAGTAGTTCAGCCCATTGACAAAGGTATGGTCGATATGCTGAATACACAGGACGATCTTTATCATGTCAATCTTCAAGGATTGGATAAAGGAGAAGTGGTTAACATCTTGACAATGATTGATGTAATCAGCCGTGCATTGAACCCTTATACACAAAATGACGAATTTATGAAACTGGCGGAACAACCGGAAATGCGTTTCGTTATTTCAAATACTACAGAAGCCGGTATTGCCTTTGATCCGACTTGCAAACTAGAGGATGCTCCCGCTTCTTCTTATCCGGGTAAACTGACTCAGTTGTTATATCATCGTTTTAAGACATTCAATGGCGACAAGACAAAAGGCCTGATCATCTTCCCTTGCGAACTTATTTTCTTGAATGGTCACAAACTGAAAGAGACGATCTATCAATACATTGAGTTGTGGAATTTGGGCGAAGAATTTAAGACTTGGTTTGAAGAAGCCTGTGGTGTATATGCTACGTTGGTAGACCGTATAGTTCCGGGATTCCCCCGCAAGGATATTGCAGCTATCAAAGAAAAACTGCAATATGACGATAACTTGGTGGTCCAGGCTGAAATCTTCCATTTGTGGGTTATTGAGGCTCCGCAGGAGATTGCCAAAGAATTCCCGGCTGACAAGGCAGGCTTGAACGTATTGTTTGTACCGTCGGAAGCTCCATATCATGAACGTAAGGTTACTTTGCTGAATGGGCCGCATACCGTTCTTTCTCCGGTTGCTTATTTGTCCGGTGTGAATATTGTTCGTGACGCTTGCCAGCATGAAGTAATTGGAAAATATATCCATAAGGTGATGTTTGACGAGTTGATGGAAACTCTGAACCTGCCGAAAGATGAATTGGAGAAATTTGCGAATGATGTATTGGAGCGTTTCAATAATCCGTTTGTAGACCATGCGGTAACAAGCATTATGCTGAATTCTTTCCCGAAATATGAGACTCGTGATCTGCCGGGATTGAAAACTTATCTGGAACGTAAAGGTGAGCTTCCGAAAGGACTTGTACTTGGTTTGGCAGCTATCATTACTTATTATAAGGGTGGTGTACGTGCGGATGGCGCTGAGATTGTGCCGAACGATGCTCCTGAAATCATGAATCTGCTGAAAGAACTATGGGCTACCGGTTGCACAAAGAAAGTAACCGAAGGTGTTCTGGGCGCAGAATTTATCTGGGGTGAAGATTTGAATAAAATTCCGGGATTGACGGA
- a CDS encoding LacI family DNA-binding transcriptional regulator: protein MEDQNYTIKDIARMAGVSAGTVDRVLHNRGDVSPKSKAKVQKVLDEIHYQPNVFAIGLAAKKKYSFVCLIPYYIEHDYWHSVVGGIERARQELRPFNVSVDYLCYHHGDEASYQEACRSIKESNVDAVLIAPNFWEETLSLTAYLRENGIAYAFVDFNMEEMNALTYIGQDSYKSGYIAAKILMRNYSVGEGQELVLFLSNNKNNPAEIQMQRRLEGFMQYITEEYDNLVIHEVVLNKSNQENNCRTLDRFFETHPKAVLGVVFNSRVYQLGEYLRHAGRSMKGLIGYDLLKANVELLKSGDVHYLIGQRPGLQGYCGVKALCDHVVFKKNIDPVKYMPIDILIKENIDFYFELV from the coding sequence ATGGAGGACCAGAACTATACGATTAAAGACATAGCCCGTATGGCAGGCGTTTCTGCCGGAACGGTGGACAGGGTATTGCACAATCGCGGTGACGTATCTCCTAAGAGCAAAGCTAAGGTTCAGAAGGTGCTGGATGAAATTCATTACCAGCCCAATGTTTTTGCTATCGGACTGGCTGCTAAAAAGAAATATTCTTTCGTTTGCCTAATTCCTTATTATATAGAGCACGATTATTGGCATTCCGTAGTGGGCGGCATTGAGCGTGCCCGGCAAGAGTTGCGTCCTTTCAATGTGAGCGTGGATTATCTGTGTTACCATCACGGAGATGAAGCCAGCTATCAGGAAGCCTGTCGTTCTATCAAGGAAAGCAATGTGGATGCGGTGTTGATTGCTCCCAATTTCTGGGAAGAAACCTTATCATTGACGGCCTATCTGCGAGAGAATGGGATAGCGTATGCTTTCGTCGATTTCAATATGGAAGAAATGAATGCATTAACCTATATCGGACAAGATTCGTATAAGAGCGGATACATTGCGGCTAAGATATTGATGCGTAATTATTCGGTGGGAGAAGGGCAGGAACTGGTACTGTTTTTAAGTAATAACAAGAATAACCCTGCTGAAATACAGATGCAGCGCCGTCTGGAAGGTTTTATGCAGTATATCACTGAGGAATACGATAATCTGGTGATTCATGAAGTAGTATTGAATAAGTCCAATCAGGAAAATAACTGTCGGACACTGGACCGGTTCTTTGAGACGCACCCGAAAGCTGTACTCGGAGTTGTGTTCAATTCCAGAGTATATCAGTTGGGAGAATATCTCCGTCATGCAGGGCGTAGCATGAAAGGATTGATAGGATATGACCTCCTGAAAGCAAATGTAGAGTTGCTGAAATCGGGGGATGTACATTATTTGATCGGACAACGGCCGGGATTGCAAGGTTATTGCGGTGTGAAAGCTTTGTGTGATCATGTCGTGTTCAAGAAAAATATCGATCCTGTGAAATATATGCCTATTGATATCCTGATTAAAGAAAACATCGATTTTTATTTTGAATTAGTATAA
- the uxaC gene encoding glucuronate isomerase, which produces MKNFMDENFLLQTETAQKLYHEHAAKMPIIDYHCHLIPQMVADDYKFKSLTEIWLGGDHYKWRAMRTNGVDERFCTGKDTTDWEKFEKWAETVPYTFRNPLYHWTHLELKTAFGIDKILNPKTAREIYDECNEKLAQPEYSARGMMRRYHVETVCTTDDPIDSLEYHIKTRESGFEIKMLPTWRPDKAMAVEVPADFRAYVEKLAEVSDTNISSFDDMIAALRKRHDFFAAQGCRLSDHGIEEFYAEDYTDAEIKAIFNKVYGGTELTKEEILKFKSAMLVIFGEMDWEKGWTQQFHYGAIRNNNTKMFKLLGPDTGFDSIGEFTTAKAMAKFLDRLNTNGKLTKTILYNLNPCANEVIATMLGNFQDGSVAGKIQFGSGWWFLDQKDGMEKQMNALSVLGLLSRFVGMLTDSRSFLSYPRHEYFRRTLCNLVGRDVENGEIPVSEMERVNQMIEDISYNNAKNFFKF; this is translated from the coding sequence ATGAAGAATTTCATGGACGAGAACTTCTTACTGCAAACAGAAACTGCACAGAAGTTGTATCACGAGCATGCGGCTAAAATGCCGATTATCGACTATCACTGTCATTTAATTCCACAAATGGTAGCCGATGACTACAAGTTTAAATCACTGACTGAAATTTGGTTGGGAGGCGACCACTACAAATGGCGCGCTATGCGTACAAACGGTGTAGACGAACGTTTCTGCACAGGGAAGGACACCACAGACTGGGAAAAATTTGAGAAATGGGCAGAAACCGTACCCTATACTTTCCGCAATCCGTTATACCATTGGACTCATCTGGAACTGAAAACAGCTTTCGGCATCGATAAGATATTGAATCCGAAAACCGCACGTGAGATCTACGATGAATGTAACGAGAAATTAGCTCAACCTGAATATTCCGCTCGCGGAATGATGCGTCGCTACCACGTAGAAACCGTCTGTACTACCGACGATCCGATAGACTCGTTGGAATATCACATCAAGACACGAGAAAGCGGATTTGAAATCAAGATGTTGCCGACTTGGCGTCCGGACAAAGCTATGGCAGTAGAAGTTCCGGCAGATTTCCGCGCTTATGTAGAAAAATTGGCAGAGGTAAGCGACACCAACATTTCCAGCTTTGACGATATGATTGCCGCATTGCGCAAACGTCACGATTTCTTCGCAGCACAAGGATGTCGCCTGTCCGATCACGGTATCGAGGAATTCTACGCAGAAGATTATACCGATGCGGAAATCAAAGCTATATTTAATAAGGTATATGGCGGTACTGAACTGACGAAGGAAGAAATTCTGAAGTTCAAATCGGCAATGCTCGTAATCTTCGGAGAAATGGATTGGGAAAAGGGATGGACTCAACAGTTCCATTACGGCGCAATCCGCAACAACAACACCAAGATGTTTAAATTGTTAGGTCCCGATACAGGTTTCGACTCTATCGGTGAATTTACAACAGCGAAAGCAATGGCTAAATTCCTCGACCGCTTGAACACAAACGGTAAATTGACGAAGACAATCCTCTACAACCTGAATCCATGCGCAAACGAGGTGATTGCAACTATGCTGGGCAACTTCCAGGATGGATCTGTTGCGGGAAAAATCCAGTTTGGTTCCGGATGGTGGTTCTTGGATCAGAAAGATGGTATGGAAAAACAAATGAACGCCTTGTCGGTACTCGGTCTTTTGAGCCGCTTCGTAGGTATGTTGACTGATTCCCGTTCATTCCTATCCTACCCGCGTCACGAATATTTCCGCCGTACATTGTGTAATCTAGTAGGACGTGACGTAGAGAACGGAGAAATCCCAGTATCCGAAATGGAACGTGTAAATCAAATGATTGAAGACATCAGCTATAACAACGCTAAGAACTTCTTCAAGTTCTAA
- a CDS encoding MBL fold metallo-hydrolase gives MKVKFISLASGSSGNCYYLGTETYGILIDAGIGIRTIKKVLKDYNILMDSIRAVFITHDHADHIKAVGNLGEKMNIPVYTTARIHAGINRSYCMTEKLSSSVRYLEKQEPMMLEDFRIESFEVPHDGTDNVGYCIEIDGKVFSFLTDLGEITPTAAHYISKAHYLILEANYDEEMLKMGPYPQYLKERIASRTGHMSNSDTAEFLAENITERLRYIWLCHLSKDNNHPELAFKTVEWKLKNKGVIVGKDVQLLALKRNTPSELYVFE, from the coding sequence ATGAAAGTAAAATTTATAAGCCTGGCGAGTGGCAGTAGTGGGAACTGTTATTATCTGGGTACCGAAACTTATGGGATACTGATAGATGCAGGAATTGGTATACGTACAATCAAGAAAGTACTGAAAGATTATAATATCCTGATGGATAGTATCCGTGCGGTATTTATAACCCATGATCATGCTGACCACATTAAAGCAGTGGGTAATCTGGGAGAAAAAATGAATATTCCTGTTTATACAACCGCCCGTATTCATGCCGGAATTAATCGTAGTTATTGTATGACAGAGAAACTCAGTTCGTCAGTCCGTTATTTGGAAAAGCAGGAACCCATGATGTTGGAGGATTTTCGTATCGAGTCTTTTGAGGTGCCACATGATGGAACGGACAATGTTGGATATTGCATTGAGATTGACGGCAAAGTCTTTTCTTTCTTGACGGACCTTGGAGAAATTACTCCTACGGCTGCCCATTATATCAGTAAAGCCCATTATCTGATACTTGAAGCCAACTACGATGAGGAAATGCTTAAGATGGGTCCTTATCCTCAATATCTGAAGGAACGGATTGCGAGTAGGACCGGACACATGAGTAACTCTGATACGGCGGAGTTTTTGGCGGAAAATATCACTGAACGTTTGCGATATATTTGGTTGTGTCATTTAAGCAAAGACAATAATCATCCGGAATTGGCTTTCAAAACAGTAGAATGGAAATTAAAGAACAAAGGAGTAATCGTTGGCAAAGATGTGCAACTGCTTGCTTTAAAGCGAAATACACCTTCCGAGCTCTACGTGTTCGAATAA
- a CDS encoding BT0820 family HAD-type phosphatase, with protein sequence MIIAVDFDGTIVEHRYPRIGEEIPFAIDTLKLLQQEKHRLILWSVREGTLLEEAVEWCKARGLEFYAVNKDYPEEQKSHQGFSRKLKADLFIDDRNLGGLPDWGLIYEMIKKKKTFADIYSQNDDEQQPLKKKKRWLPF encoded by the coding sequence ATGATTATAGCTGTTGATTTTGACGGAACGATTGTAGAACATCGTTATCCACGCATTGGTGAAGAAATTCCGTTCGCCATCGATACATTAAAGTTATTGCAACAAGAAAAGCACCGCTTAATATTGTGGAGCGTGCGTGAAGGAACACTCTTGGAAGAAGCTGTCGAATGGTGTAAAGCCAGAGGTCTGGAGTTCTATGCGGTCAACAAGGATTATCCTGAAGAACAAAAAAGCCATCAAGGCTTTTCCCGCAAATTAAAAGCCGACTTATTCATTGACGACCGCAATCTAGGCGGTCTACCGGATTGGGGGCTTATTTATGAAATGATAAAGAAGAAAAAAACATTTGCGGATATATATAGCCAAAATGACGATGAGCAGCAGCCTTTGAAGAAAAAGAAAAGATGGTTGCCCTTTTAA
- a CDS encoding DUF6965 family protein, which produces MEQHTYDNESVQELLDWAKKMVETDNYPTERFQINKCTTIIDGKHYLETLIAMISRNWENPTFHPTIEQLWEFREKWENRGA; this is translated from the coding sequence ATGGAACAGCATACTTATGATAATGAGTCCGTTCAGGAATTGCTGGATTGGGCAAAAAAAATGGTTGAGACTGATAATTACCCGACAGAGAGATTTCAGATCAATAAGTGTACAACAATTATTGATGGCAAACATTATCTGGAAACATTGATAGCAATGATTTCCAGGAATTGGGAAAACCCGACTTTTCATCCCACTATAGAGCAATTGTGGGAGTTTAGAGAAAAGTGGGAGAATAGAGGCGCATAA
- a CDS encoding DoxX family protein, which translates to MIYNFLFPTKPNTTKTSLLLLVVRIIFGVLLMNHGIQKWSNFQELSAVFPDPLGLGSPISLGLAIFGELVCSMAFIIGFLYRLAMIPMIFTMIVAFFIVHANDAFAVKELAFIYLIVFIIMYIAGPGKFSIDHIIGNEMARRKLKS; encoded by the coding sequence ATGATTTATAACTTTTTATTTCCAACAAAACCCAACACAACAAAAACATCTTTGTTGCTACTAGTAGTCCGGATTATCTTCGGAGTATTATTGATGAATCACGGAATACAAAAATGGAGTAACTTTCAAGAATTATCTGCCGTTTTTCCAGATCCACTGGGATTAGGCAGCCCCATTTCTCTCGGGTTAGCCATTTTCGGCGAATTGGTATGCTCAATGGCATTTATCATCGGCTTTTTGTATCGTTTGGCAATGATTCCGATGATTTTCACGATGATAGTGGCATTTTTTATCGTTCATGCCAATGATGCATTTGCAGTCAAAGAATTGGCTTTCATTTACTTAATTGTATTTATAATCATGTATATCGCCGGACCCGGCAAATTCTCCATCGATCATATCATCGGAAATGAAATGGCACGCCGAAAATTAAAATCATAA
- a CDS encoding DUF3332 domain-containing protein: MKRNKMVLVAAVLSGSLLFSSCVGSFGLFNRLTTWNQSLGNKFVNELVFLAFNIVPVYGVAYLADALVINSIEFWSGSNPMANVGDVKKVKGENGNYMVKTLENGYSITKEGETASMDLIYDKEANTWNVVANGESAELVKMNNDGTADLFLPNGEKMNVTLDAQGMMAARQATTSNLMFAAR, translated from the coding sequence ATGAAAAGAAACAAAATGGTTTTGGTTGCGGCAGTACTTAGCGGCAGCCTATTATTTAGTTCCTGTGTAGGTTCATTCGGCTTATTTAACCGCCTGACAACTTGGAATCAGTCTCTTGGTAACAAATTTGTAAATGAACTTGTGTTTTTAGCTTTCAACATTGTACCGGTCTATGGTGTAGCTTACCTTGCCGATGCTTTAGTAATCAACTCTATTGAATTCTGGAGTGGTTCCAATCCTATGGCTAATGTAGGTGACGTAAAGAAAGTTAAAGGAGAAAACGGTAACTATATGGTAAAAACGCTGGAGAACGGCTACTCTATCACTAAAGAAGGAGAAACTGCTTCTATGGATCTGATCTACGACAAAGAAGCCAATACATGGAATGTTGTCGCAAACGGTGAAAGCGCTGAACTTGTAAAAATGAATAATGACGGTACTGCTGACTTGTTCTTGCCGAACGGTGAGAAAATGAATGTAACTCTGGATGCTCAAGGTATGATGGCAGCTCGCCAAGCTACTACAAGCAACCTCATGTTTGCAGCCCGTTAA
- the tamL gene encoding translocation and assembly module lipoprotein TamL, translating into MRRDFLCLLASVAVLSLASCTATKFVPDGSYLLDEVKIRTDEKSIRPSSLKMYVRQNPNAKWFSLIKTQLYVYNLSGRDSTKWGNKFLRRIGDAPVIYNEDEALRSEEEITKAVHNMGYMAATVKRSTKIKKKKIKLYYDVTAGKPYVVQSIKYNISDPKIEALLKQDSARSLLKQGMYFDVNVLDADRQRITDKLLQNGYYKFNKDYIGYTADTVRNTYKVDLTQFLRPYKAHTNDSARAHQQYWINKINFITDYDVLQSSALSSVEINDSIHYKGYPIFYKDKLYLRPKVLTDNLRFSPGDLYNERDVQQTYSSFGRLSALKYTNIRFFETQLGDSTMLDCYVMLTKSKHKSVSFEVEGTNSAGDLGAAASVAFQNRNLFRGSETFMIKFRGAYEVISGLQAGYSNNNYTEYGVETSINFPNFLFPFLSSDFKRKIRATTEFGLQYNYQLRPEFLRTMASANWSYKWTQRQKIQHRIDLINIGFLYLPRISDRFREDYINKGQNHIFQYNYQDRLIVNMGYSYNYNSVGGSIVNNTIASNSYSIRFNFESAGNILYALSKVANIRKNDNGEYAILGIPYAQYLKGEFDFAKNIRIDHRNSFAFHAGLGIAVPYGNAKTIPFEKQYFSGGANSVRGWAVRDLGPGSFSGNGNLLDQSGDIKLDASIEYRSKLFWKFQGAVFVDAGNIWTIRNYANQPGGVFKFDKFYKQIAVAYGLGLRLDLDFFILRFDGGMKAVNPAFETKKERFPIIHPKFSRDFAFHFAVGYPF; encoded by the coding sequence ATGAGGAGAGATTTTCTTTGTTTGCTTGCTTCTGTCGCTGTCTTGTCACTTGCTTCGTGCACTGCCACCAAGTTTGTGCCGGATGGTTCATATCTGTTGGATGAAGTCAAAATTCGTACGGATGAGAAAAGTATCCGCCCTTCTTCATTGAAAATGTATGTTCGTCAGAATCCTAATGCCAAGTGGTTTAGTCTGATAAAGACCCAGCTTTACGTTTACAATCTTTCCGGACGTGATTCTACTAAATGGGGAAATAAGTTTTTACGGAGAATAGGTGATGCTCCCGTGATATATAATGAGGATGAAGCATTGCGTTCTGAAGAGGAAATCACGAAGGCTGTGCATAATATGGGATATATGGCAGCTACCGTAAAACGTTCGACAAAGATCAAAAAGAAGAAGATAAAATTATACTATGACGTGACTGCGGGAAAACCGTACGTTGTTCAGTCCATTAAATATAATATATCCGATCCTAAAATAGAAGCACTTCTCAAGCAGGATTCTGCCAGGAGTCTGTTGAAACAGGGAATGTATTTTGATGTAAATGTATTGGATGCGGACAGGCAACGTATCACGGATAAATTGTTGCAAAACGGTTATTATAAATTTAATAAGGACTATATAGGCTATACTGCCGATACTGTCCGTAATACCTATAAGGTCGATTTGACTCAGTTTTTGCGGCCTTACAAGGCTCATACGAATGATTCGGCACGAGCACATCAGCAATATTGGATCAATAAGATTAATTTTATCACTGATTATGATGTCCTGCAATCTTCGGCATTGAGCAGTGTGGAAATCAACGACTCTATTCATTATAAAGGATATCCTATTTTCTATAAAGATAAACTTTATTTGCGCCCCAAAGTGTTGACGGATAACCTTCGTTTTAGTCCCGGAGATTTGTATAATGAACGCGATGTGCAGCAAACATACTCCAGCTTTGGGCGTTTGTCGGCGTTGAAATATACTAATATCCGTTTCTTTGAGACTCAGTTAGGAGATTCGACAATGCTCGATTGCTATGTAATGCTGACAAAAAGTAAGCATAAGTCTGTATCGTTTGAGGTGGAAGGTACGAATTCCGCCGGAGACTTGGGGGCGGCTGCTTCAGTCGCTTTTCAGAATAGGAATCTATTTCGTGGTTCGGAGACTTTTATGATAAAGTTTCGTGGGGCATACGAGGTGATCTCCGGACTTCAGGCAGGCTATTCGAATAACAACTATACTGAATACGGGGTAGAGACGAGCATTAACTTTCCTAACTTCTTGTTTCCCTTTCTTTCTTCTGACTTTAAACGTAAAATCAGGGCTACCACTGAGTTCGGGTTGCAGTATAATTATCAGTTACGGCCGGAGTTTCTGCGGACGATGGCATCTGCCAACTGGAGTTACAAATGGACACAACGTCAGAAAATTCAACATCGTATCGATTTGATTAATATTGGTTTTCTTTATTTGCCGCGTATTTCAGACAGATTCAGAGAAGATTATATCAATAAAGGGCAAAATCATATATTCCAATATAATTATCAAGACCGCTTGATTGTAAATATGGGATATAGTTACAATTATAATAGTGTAGGTGGATCTATCGTCAATAATACGATTGCTTCTAATTCATATTCTATCCGCTTTAATTTCGAGTCTGCGGGAAATATATTGTATGCCTTGTCCAAAGTTGCCAATATCCGGAAGAATGATAATGGTGAGTATGCCATTCTGGGAATTCCCTATGCCCAATATCTGAAAGGTGAATTTGATTTCGCAAAGAATATACGGATTGACCACCGTAACTCATTTGCGTTTCACGCCGGTTTGGGAATTGCAGTACCCTATGGGAATGCAAAAACGATTCCGTTTGAGAAACAATATTTTTCCGGAGGAGCTAATAGCGTACGTGGATGGGCCGTGCGTGATTTAGGACCGGGTTCTTTCTCCGGAAATGGAAACCTGTTGGACCAATCGGGAGATATTAAACTGGATGCGAGTATTGAATATCGGAGTAAACTGTTTTGGAAATTTCAAGGAGCCGTATTTGTGGATGCAGGTAATATCTGGACGATCCGGAACTATGCAAATCAGCCCGGAGGCGTTTTCAAGTTCGACAAATTCTATAAGCAAATAGCGGTTGCTTATGGCTTAGGCTTACGGCTTGACCTGGATTTCTTTATTCTTCGTTTTGACGGAGGTATGAAAGCGGTTAATCCGGCTTTTGAAACAAAGAAAGAGCGTTTCCCTATTATTCATCCTAAGTTTAGTCGTGATTTCGCTTTCCATTTTGCCGTGGGATATCCATTCTGA
- a CDS encoding TrmH family RNA methyltransferase — MAPLSKNKIKYIHSLEQKKIRKEERVFLAEGPKLVGDLLEYFPCRFLAATSLWLQNHPNIYADEIAEVSQEELSRASLLKTPQQVLAVFEQPKYTLTPDIARHSLCLALDDVQDPGNLGTIIRLADWFGIEDIICSQNTVDVYNPKTVQATMGGIARVRVHYTSLPDFIRSQSKEIPVFGTFLDGQNMYEQPLAANGLIVMGNEGNGIGKEVEALINRKLYIPNYPQGQETSESLNVAIATAVICAEFRRQAAWK, encoded by the coding sequence ATGGCACCACTTAGTAAGAATAAAATAAAGTATATACACTCGCTGGAACAAAAGAAAATACGTAAAGAAGAACGAGTATTTCTAGCTGAGGGCCCAAAGCTGGTAGGCGATTTACTCGAATATTTTCCTTGCCGTTTTCTGGCCGCAACCTCATTATGGCTTCAGAATCATCCGAATATATATGCGGATGAGATAGCAGAAGTCTCTCAAGAGGAACTCTCACGGGCAAGTCTCTTAAAAACTCCCCAACAGGTACTTGCCGTCTTTGAGCAACCGAAATATACACTAACTCCGGATATTGCCCGTCACTCCCTTTGTCTGGCATTAGACGATGTTCAGGATCCCGGAAATCTGGGGACGATTATTCGTCTGGCCGATTGGTTCGGGATTGAAGACATTATTTGCTCACAGAACACAGTAGACGTTTATAACCCCAAGACAGTACAAGCCACTATGGGTGGAATTGCCCGAGTAAGGGTACATTACACTTCTCTTCCGGATTTTATCCGTTCGCAAAGCAAAGAGATACCCGTGTTCGGTACTTTTTTGGATGGACAAAATATGTACGAGCAACCATTAGCCGCTAATGGATTGATTGTGATGGGAAATGAAGGAAACGGCATAGGGAAAGAAGTGGAAGCGTTAATCAATAGAAAACTGTATATTCCCAATTACCCACAAGGCCAGGAAACATCCGAATCGCTCAATGTAGCCATTGCTACCGCAGTAATCTGTGCCGAGTTCCGTCGACAGGCCGCATGGAAGTAA
- a CDS encoding DUF4296 domain-containing protein: MNNKFRFHLCLVCIVVFAVAGCKVKRPGGVIPESEMENLLYDYHLAKSMGDNLPYSENYKKALYLDAVFRKHGTTQAVFDSSMVWYTRNTEVLSKIYEKVKVRLKSEQELVGDLIAKRDKKPKTTKQGDSINVWPWQRMVRLTGEMMNNQYVFTLPTDSNYKDRDTLVWEVRYRFLEPMLADSLRTVTMAMQVIYEKDTVSHWTTVTESGVQKIRLFADTLGQMKEIKGFIYYPMERQEKAGSLLADCFSMTRYHCTDTLAFAVRDSLNKIKALEADSLKKLSDHKADSLERVVEKEKGKEDVQRLTPEEMNRRRTGTHREKKPEQIEVEQHIQQERMEQRKERQMNQRRRQQQRRQTR, from the coding sequence ATGAATAATAAGTTTCGGTTTCATCTGTGTCTTGTCTGCATAGTGGTTTTTGCGGTAGCCGGGTGTAAAGTGAAAAGACCCGGTGGGGTAATCCCTGAATCAGAGATGGAGAATTTGTTATATGATTACCATCTGGCAAAGTCTATGGGGGATAACCTTCCTTATAGCGAGAACTATAAGAAAGCGTTGTATCTTGATGCCGTCTTTCGGAAACACGGAACTACGCAGGCTGTGTTTGATTCGTCTATGGTGTGGTACACACGTAACACAGAAGTGTTATCGAAAATTTATGAGAAGGTAAAGGTACGTTTGAAAAGTGAGCAGGAACTTGTTGGCGATCTGATAGCCAAGCGTGATAAGAAACCGAAAACAACCAAACAAGGAGACAGCATTAATGTATGGCCGTGGCAGCGTATGGTGCGCCTCACAGGTGAGATGATGAACAATCAATATGTGTTTACCTTGCCGACTGACTCTAACTATAAAGATCGGGATACGTTGGTGTGGGAAGTGCGGTATCGTTTTCTGGAACCGATGTTGGCCGATTCTTTAAGAACTGTCACTATGGCAATGCAGGTGATTTACGAGAAAGATACAGTTAGTCATTGGACAACAGTGACCGAGTCCGGAGTTCAGAAAATCCGTCTTTTTGCAGATACATTGGGACAGATGAAAGAGATAAAAGGCTTCATTTACTATCCGATGGAAAGACAGGAAAAAGCAGGGTCATTGTTGGCCGATTGCTTTAGCATGACCCGTTATCATTGTACGGATACACTTGCTTTTGCTGTCCGTGATTCGCTGAATAAGATAAAAGCTTTGGAAGCTGATTCTTTGAAGAAACTCTCCGATCATAAGGCTGATTCTTTGGAGAGAGTAGTGGAGAAGGAGAAGGGTAAAGAAGATGTTCAACGATTGACACCGGAAGAAATGAACCGCCGCCGTACGGGAACACATCGTGAGAAGAAGCCGGAGCAGATCGAAGTGGAACAACATATCCAGCAGGAAAGAATGGAACAGCGCAAGGAACGCCAGATGAATCAACGCAGGCGTCAGCAGCAAAGACGTCAAACACGTTAG